One window of the Bradyrhizobium sp. NP1 genome contains the following:
- a CDS encoding 3-keto-5-aminohexanoate cleavage protein produces MGDKAVITCALNGVLTDPKQHHVPVTPEQMAREAKAAFDAGASIMHIHLRQQAPNKGHLPSWEVSVSRDIQQAIREACPGVIINHTSGVSGPDYAGALACIRETKPEIAACNAGSLNYLKVKADNTWAWPPMLFDNPVGKVKDYLDVMNAVDTIPEFECFDVGIVRCVNMYRQTGMYGGPLEYNFVMGVASGMPADPELLPILLKLKEKDAHWQVTAIGRGEIWPLHQRCAELGGHLRTGLEDAFYLADGTKVTSNGQLIEAIAACARRAGREIASPSEARKIFGTRR; encoded by the coding sequence ATGGGCGACAAGGCCGTCATCACCTGCGCACTGAACGGCGTCCTGACCGATCCGAAGCAGCATCATGTGCCGGTGACGCCGGAACAGATGGCGCGCGAGGCGAAGGCCGCCTTTGACGCCGGCGCCAGCATCATGCACATCCATCTGCGCCAGCAGGCGCCGAACAAGGGTCATCTGCCGTCCTGGGAGGTTTCGGTCTCCCGCGACATCCAGCAGGCGATCCGCGAAGCCTGCCCCGGCGTGATCATCAATCACACCTCGGGCGTGTCGGGTCCGGATTATGCCGGCGCGCTCGCCTGCATCCGCGAGACGAAACCCGAGATCGCGGCCTGCAACGCCGGCTCGCTGAATTATCTCAAGGTCAAGGCCGACAACACCTGGGCGTGGCCGCCGATGCTGTTCGACAACCCGGTCGGCAAGGTGAAGGACTATCTCGATGTCATGAATGCCGTCGACACCATTCCCGAATTCGAATGCTTCGACGTCGGCATCGTGCGCTGCGTCAACATGTACCGGCAGACCGGCATGTATGGCGGGCCGCTCGAATACAATTTCGTGATGGGCGTTGCCTCCGGCATGCCGGCCGATCCCGAGCTGCTGCCGATCCTTCTGAAGCTGAAGGAGAAGGACGCGCATTGGCAGGTCACCGCGATTGGCCGCGGCGAGATCTGGCCGCTGCACCAGCGCTGCGCCGAGCTCGGCGGCCATTTGCGCACCGGGCTCGAGGATGCGTTCTATCTTGCCGACGGCACCAAGGTGACGTCGAACGGCCAGCTCATCGAGGCGATCGCGGCCTGCGCACGCCGCGCCGGGCGCGAGATCGCGTCGCCTTCCGAAGCGCGGAAGATTTTTGGGACCAGGCGTTAG
- a CDS encoding acyl-CoA carboxylase subunit beta, with protein sequence MAVIENTISPGGDAFKANRDGMLALIARMRALEQRTREASAAAKDRFHKRGQLLPRERVALVLDPGSPFIELATLAGYRFDVADLDKSVPGGGVIAGIGFVSGIRCMVSANDAGIDAGALQPFGLDKTLRVQELALENKLPYLQLVESAGANLLRYRVEDFVRGGNIFRNLARLSAAGLPVVTVTHGSSTAGGAYQTGLSDYIVMVRGRTRAFLAGPPLLKAATGEIATEEELGGAEMHTSISGLGDYLAEDDRDALRIAREIMAAMQWDRPRVSAAQSKPPRYDAEELLGIMPMDHKRPVDMRQAIARFVDDSDFTEFSPSYGPATVCGHARIEGQAIGIITNNGPLDVPGANKATHFIQVCCQTRTPLLYMNNTTGYMVGRAYEEAGMIKHGSKMIQAVTSATVPQITLYCGASFGAGNYGMCGRGFHPRFCFSWPNAKTAVMGGEQAAETMAIVTEAAAARRGKPIEKDKLEAMKAQITGVFDGQMDVFATSARLLDDGVIDPRDTRKILAEVLAICREAEARQPQSMQFSVARP encoded by the coding sequence ATGGCCGTCATTGAAAACACGATCTCGCCCGGCGGCGACGCTTTCAAGGCCAACCGCGACGGCATGCTGGCCCTGATCGCGCGCATGCGCGCGCTGGAACAGCGCACGCGCGAGGCGTCCGCTGCCGCCAAGGACCGCTTTCACAAGCGCGGCCAGCTTCTGCCGCGCGAGCGCGTGGCGCTGGTGCTCGATCCCGGCAGCCCCTTCATCGAGCTCGCGACGCTCGCCGGCTACCGGTTCGACGTTGCCGATCTCGACAAGAGCGTGCCGGGCGGTGGCGTGATCGCCGGCATCGGCTTCGTCTCCGGCATCCGCTGCATGGTGAGCGCCAACGATGCCGGCATCGATGCCGGCGCGCTGCAGCCGTTTGGCCTCGACAAGACGCTCCGCGTGCAGGAGCTCGCGCTGGAGAACAAGCTGCCTTACTTGCAGCTTGTCGAAAGCGCCGGCGCCAACCTGTTGCGCTACCGCGTCGAGGATTTCGTGCGCGGCGGCAACATCTTCCGCAATCTGGCGCGGCTGTCGGCGGCGGGCTTGCCCGTCGTCACCGTGACGCACGGATCGTCCACCGCGGGCGGTGCCTACCAGACCGGCCTGTCGGACTACATCGTGATGGTGCGCGGCCGCACCCGCGCCTTCCTCGCCGGTCCGCCGCTGCTCAAGGCCGCCACGGGGGAGATCGCCACCGAAGAAGAGCTTGGCGGCGCCGAGATGCATACGAGCATATCGGGCCTTGGTGACTATCTGGCGGAGGACGACCGCGACGCGCTCCGGATCGCGCGCGAGATCATGGCCGCGATGCAATGGGACCGGCCGCGCGTCAGCGCGGCGCAGTCCAAGCCGCCGCGCTATGATGCGGAGGAGCTGCTCGGCATCATGCCGATGGACCATAAGCGGCCCGTCGACATGCGGCAGGCGATCGCCCGCTTTGTCGACGATTCCGATTTCACCGAATTCTCTCCGAGCTACGGCCCCGCTACCGTCTGCGGCCATGCCCGCATCGAGGGGCAGGCGATCGGGATCATCACCAATAATGGTCCGCTCGATGTGCCCGGCGCCAACAAGGCCACGCACTTCATCCAGGTCTGCTGCCAGACCCGCACGCCGCTGCTCTACATGAACAACACCACCGGCTACATGGTCGGCCGCGCCTATGAGGAAGCCGGCATGATCAAGCACGGCTCGAAGATGATCCAGGCGGTGACCTCGGCCACGGTGCCGCAGATCACGCTCTATTGCGGCGCCTCGTTCGGCGCCGGCAATTACGGCATGTGCGGCCGCGGCTTCCATCCGCGCTTCTGCTTCTCCTGGCCCAACGCGAAGACTGCCGTGATGGGCGGCGAGCAGGCGGCCGAGACCATGGCGATCGTGACCGAAGCGGCCGCCGCACGCCGCGGCAAGCCGATCGAGAAGGACAAGCTCGAGGCCATGAAGGCGCAGATAACGGGCGTGTTCGATGGCCAGATGGATGTGTTCGCAACCAGCGCGCGTCTGCTCGACGACGGCGTTATCGACCCGCGTGACACCCGCAAGATCCTGGCCGAGGTGCTCGCGATCTGCCGCGAGGCGGAGGCGCGCCAGCCGCAGTCCATGCAGTTCTCGGTGGCGCGGCCATGA
- a CDS encoding acetyl-CoA carboxylase biotin carboxylase subunit, translating to MSGEAVRRTPFFKVLVANRGEIARRITRSARRLGLGVVAVYSDADRDSLHVREADVAVRIGGARPTESYLNIEAIIAAAKASGAGAVHPGYGFLAENADFAQACRDAGLVFIGPSPEAIRAMGHKAGAKEIMKKAGVPCVPGYQGADQGDATMLAEARKIGFPVMIKAVAGGGGRGMRLVASEADFADALRSARSEAKAAFGDGTVILERAIQNPRHVEIQVLGDRYGHAVHLGERDCSVQRRHQKLIEEAPSPAVSAELRAKMGAVAVNAAKSIGYEGAGTLEFLLDESGAFYFMEMNTRLQVEHPVTEAITGLDLVEWQFRIARGEQLVLRQEDIGFSGHAIEVRLCAEDADHDFMPQSGTMARWQMPSGVRIEHALESGMDIPPFYDSMIAKVISHGATREEARGKLICALEQMVAFGVTTNQSFLIAALRHPAFAQGKATTAFIDGHREALTTQKTSAADVALAALLLHVSHPDATPWRGGRSLAATFPMPMRFAIGDHTHEAEVCRERDGFYAVETNGNRVSLEIDALDREAIRFRADGLMEAVRFWRDGDRLHVLHRGVVLAVRDLTLAAPESTTASGGDGKVRAALNGRVVAVLVKPGDRVEVGAPVMTLEAMKMEHVHRAGIAGTVIAIDVAEGEQVTAGKIVVEIAAETQPI from the coding sequence ATGAGCGGCGAGGCGGTCCGGCGCACGCCGTTCTTCAAGGTGCTGGTCGCCAATCGCGGCGAGATCGCGCGGCGCATCACGCGCAGCGCGCGGCGGCTTGGGCTTGGCGTGGTCGCGGTCTATTCCGATGCCGATCGCGATAGTTTGCATGTGCGCGAAGCGGATGTCGCGGTGCGCATCGGCGGAGCGCGGCCGACCGAATCCTATCTCAATATCGAAGCGATCATCGCCGCGGCAAAGGCGAGCGGCGCCGGCGCGGTGCATCCCGGCTACGGCTTCCTCGCCGAGAATGCGGACTTCGCTCAGGCCTGCCGTGATGCGGGCCTCGTGTTTATCGGCCCGTCGCCGGAGGCGATCCGCGCGATGGGGCACAAGGCCGGCGCCAAGGAGATCATGAAGAAGGCCGGCGTGCCCTGCGTGCCCGGTTATCAGGGCGCCGACCAGGGCGATGCGACCATGCTCGCGGAAGCCAGGAAGATCGGCTTCCCCGTGATGATCAAGGCGGTCGCGGGCGGCGGCGGCCGCGGCATGCGGCTGGTCGCGAGCGAGGCCGATTTTGCCGACGCGCTGCGCAGCGCGCGTTCGGAGGCGAAGGCCGCGTTCGGTGACGGCACCGTCATTCTCGAGCGGGCGATCCAAAATCCCCGCCATGTCGAGATCCAGGTGCTGGGCGATCGCTACGGCCACGCGGTCCATCTCGGCGAGCGTGACTGCTCGGTGCAACGGCGGCACCAGAAGCTGATCGAGGAGGCGCCGTCTCCGGCGGTGTCGGCCGAATTGCGTGCGAAAATGGGTGCGGTCGCGGTCAACGCCGCGAAATCGATCGGCTATGAGGGCGCCGGCACGCTGGAATTCCTGCTCGACGAGAGTGGCGCGTTCTATTTCATGGAGATGAACACCCGCCTGCAGGTCGAGCATCCCGTCACCGAGGCGATCACCGGACTCGATCTCGTCGAATGGCAGTTCCGGATCGCGCGCGGCGAGCAGCTCGTCTTGCGCCAGGAAGACATCGGGTTTTCCGGACACGCGATTGAGGTGCGGCTCTGTGCGGAGGATGCCGACCACGACTTCATGCCGCAATCGGGCACGATGGCGCGCTGGCAGATGCCATCAGGCGTGCGCATCGAGCATGCACTGGAATCGGGCATGGATATCCCGCCGTTCTACGATTCCATGATCGCGAAGGTCATCAGCCACGGCGCGACGCGTGAGGAAGCGAGAGGAAAACTGATCTGCGCGCTGGAGCAGATGGTCGCTTTTGGCGTGACCACCAACCAGTCATTTCTCATCGCGGCCTTGCGGCACCCGGCTTTCGCGCAGGGCAAGGCAACGACAGCGTTCATCGACGGCCATCGCGAGGCACTGACGACGCAGAAGACCTCTGCGGCCGACGTCGCGCTGGCGGCGCTGCTGCTCCATGTCAGCCATCCCGATGCGACGCCGTGGCGCGGGGGACGGTCGCTGGCTGCGACGTTTCCGATGCCGATGCGCTTTGCGATCGGCGATCACACCCACGAGGCCGAGGTCTGCCGCGAGCGTGACGGCTTCTATGCCGTCGAGACCAATGGAAACCGGGTTTCATTGGAGATCGACGCGCTCGATCGCGAAGCGATCCGTTTTCGCGCCGATGGCCTGATGGAAGCCGTGAGATTCTGGCGCGATGGCGACCGCCTCCACGTCCTGCATCGCGGCGTCGTGTTGGCGGTCCGCGATCTCACGCTGGCCGCGCCGGAGAGCACCACTGCCAGCGGCGGTGACGGCAAGGTACGCGCCGCGCTGAACGGCCGGGTCGTCGCGGTGCTGGTGAAGCCGGGCGACCGCGTCGAAGTCGGCGCGCCAGTGATGACGCTGGAAGCGATGAAGATGGAGCATGTGCATCGGGCGGGGATCGCCGGCACGGTCATCGCGATCGACGTCGCCGAGGGCGAGCAGGTGACCGCGGGCAAGATCGTGGTCGAGATCGCGGCGGAAACGCAGCCGATCTAA
- a CDS encoding dipeptide ABC transporter ATP-binding protein has protein sequence MTEARPLLEITDLVKHYPVRGGVLRRRVGTVHAVDGVSFALAPGETLGLVGESGCGKSTVARSVLRLVEPTSGSIRLKGLDITHLGKREMRGHRRSMQIVFQDPFASLNPRMTAGDIVGEPLEVHGLASGPAKQARVAELFQQVGLRPDQMKNYPHQFSGGQRQRICIARALALGPELIVCDEPVSALDVSIQAQVINLLIDLQRKHGFSYLFIAHDLAVVAHISHRVAVMYLGRIVEIATKDELFRNPRHPYTQALLASVPVANPKVKRLTPMVDGDVPSPVNPPSGCAFHTRCRYALDRCKTERPLLREAGSGHQVACWLNDGTGREG, from the coding sequence ATGACCGAGGCGCGCCCGCTCCTGGAGATCACCGACCTCGTCAAGCATTACCCGGTGCGCGGCGGCGTGCTGCGCCGCCGCGTCGGCACCGTGCACGCGGTCGACGGCGTGAGCTTTGCGCTTGCACCGGGCGAAACGCTCGGGCTGGTCGGCGAATCCGGCTGCGGCAAGTCGACGGTGGCGCGCAGCGTGCTGCGGCTGGTCGAGCCGACCTCGGGCAGCATCCGTCTCAAGGGGCTGGACATCACCCATCTCGGCAAGCGCGAGATGCGGGGGCATCGCCGCTCGATGCAGATCGTGTTCCAGGACCCGTTCGCCTCGCTCAACCCGCGCATGACGGCGGGCGACATCGTCGGCGAACCGCTCGAGGTCCATGGGCTCGCTTCCGGCCCGGCGAAGCAGGCGCGGGTCGCCGAGCTGTTCCAGCAGGTGGGCTTGCGGCCCGACCAGATGAAGAACTATCCGCACCAGTTTTCCGGCGGCCAGCGCCAGCGCATCTGCATCGCGCGCGCGCTCGCGCTCGGGCCCGAACTGATCGTCTGCGACGAACCGGTCTCCGCGCTCGACGTCTCGATCCAGGCGCAGGTGATCAACCTCTTGATCGATCTGCAACGCAAACACGGCTTCTCCTACCTCTTCATTGCGCATGATCTCGCGGTCGTCGCCCATATCAGCCACCGTGTCGCGGTGATGTATCTCGGCCGCATCGTCGAGATCGCCACCAAGGACGAGCTGTTTCGCAACCCGCGTCATCCCTATACGCAGGCGCTGCTGGCCTCGGTGCCGGTGGCCAACCCAAAGGTGAAGCGCCTGACGCCGATGGTCGACGGCGACGTGCCGAGCCCGGTCAATCCGCCTTCGGGCTGCGCTTTCCACACTCGCTGCCGCTACGCGCTCGACCGCTGCAAGACGGAGCGGCCGCTGCTGCGCGAGGCAGGCAGCGGCCACCAGGTCGCGTGCTGGCTCAACGACGGCACGGGTCGCGAGGGCTGA
- a CDS encoding ABC transporter ATP-binding protein — protein sequence MSEAKAQTAVLEVKNLKTVFFTNSGLFRAVDDLSFEVRRGETLAIVGESGCGKSVSALSIMRLVPDPPGRIVGGEVLLEGIDLLALDEARMRQIRGNRISMIFQEPMTSLNPVMRIGDQITEAVRLHREVPRREAWNRTVEMLRLVRIPEPARRALEYPHQLSGGMRQRAMIAMAMACRPALLIADEPTTALDVTIQAQILALVVELQQELGMGLILITHDLGVVAQTAQRVIVMYAGRKVEEADVEALFAHPRHPYTRGLMASIPVLPASGVKAEARLAEIPGTVPPLTRLPQGCAFAPRCAYALERCRKEYPPLEDWGGGHWAACWRAAEMGAAR from the coding sequence ATGAGCGAGGCGAAAGCGCAAACCGCGGTGCTGGAGGTGAAGAACCTCAAGACGGTGTTCTTCACCAATTCGGGGCTGTTTCGTGCCGTGGACGATCTCTCCTTCGAGGTGCGCCGCGGCGAGACGCTGGCGATCGTCGGCGAATCCGGCTGCGGCAAGAGCGTCAGCGCGCTCTCGATCATGCGGCTGGTGCCCGATCCGCCCGGCCGCATCGTCGGGGGCGAGGTTTTGCTCGAAGGCATCGACCTGCTCGCGCTGGATGAGGCCAGGATGCGGCAGATCAGGGGCAACCGCATCTCCATGATCTTTCAGGAGCCGATGACCTCGCTCAATCCCGTGATGCGGATCGGCGACCAGATCACCGAAGCGGTGCGGCTGCATCGCGAGGTGCCGCGGCGGGAAGCCTGGAATCGGACTGTCGAGATGCTGCGCCTGGTGCGCATCCCTGAACCGGCGCGGCGCGCGCTGGAATATCCGCACCAGCTTTCAGGCGGCATGCGCCAGCGCGCGATGATCGCGATGGCGATGGCGTGCCGGCCGGCGCTGCTGATCGCGGACGAGCCGACCACCGCGCTCGACGTGACCATCCAGGCGCAGATCCTCGCGCTCGTGGTCGAGCTGCAGCAGGAACTGGGCATGGGACTGATCCTGATCACCCACGACCTCGGCGTGGTCGCGCAGACCGCGCAGCGCGTGATCGTGATGTATGCCGGCAGGAAGGTCGAGGAGGCCGATGTCGAGGCGCTGTTCGCCCATCCCCGCCACCCCTACACGCGCGGCCTGATGGCCTCGATCCCCGTGCTACCCGCATCCGGCGTCAAGGCTGAGGCGCGGCTTGCCGAAATTCCCGGCACCGTGCCGCCGCTGACGCGCCTGCCGCAGGGATGTGCCTTTGCGCCGCGCTGCGCCTACGCGCTGGAGCGCTGCCGGAAGGAATATCCGCCGCTCGAGGACTGGGGCGGGGGCCACTGGGCCGCATGCTGGCGCGCCGCAGAAATGGGAGCCGCGCGATGA
- a CDS encoding ABC transporter permease, with protein sequence MAAIDYESELRRAGAHAKGGLSRIGFLARRHLLGTAGLAIMVIFVLTALFADLISRYDPFTVDSAHALARPDARHWMGTDSFGRDVWARIVHGARISLAVGIGSTALGSSIGVIIGLVSGYLSGWVDLVFQRITDILQSLPLLVLALVMTAALGPSLPNVIIAIAIPLIPTVSRVIRANTLALRELPFVEAAKSIGMSETRIVLRHVLPNTLAPLIVLATAQLGSTILTEASLSFLGLGIPEPYPSWGRMLSESAAEYVRTAPWLVIFPGIAISLAVFGTNLFGDALRDILDPRQRG encoded by the coding sequence GTGGCTGCGATCGACTATGAAAGCGAATTAAGGCGCGCCGGAGCCCACGCAAAGGGCGGCCTGAGCCGGATCGGTTTCCTCGCCCGCCGCCATCTGCTGGGCACCGCGGGGCTCGCGATCATGGTGATCTTCGTGTTGACCGCGCTGTTTGCCGACCTGATTAGCCGCTATGACCCCTTCACCGTCGATTCCGCGCACGCGCTCGCCCGTCCCGACGCGCGGCACTGGATGGGCACCGATTCCTTCGGCCGCGACGTCTGGGCCCGCATCGTGCACGGCGCGCGGATTTCGCTCGCGGTCGGCATCGGCTCGACCGCGCTCGGCTCCTCGATCGGCGTCATCATCGGCCTCGTCTCCGGCTATCTCTCCGGCTGGGTCGATCTCGTGTTCCAGCGCATCACCGACATCCTGCAGTCGCTGCCGCTGCTGGTGCTGGCGCTGGTGATGACCGCAGCGCTCGGCCCGTCGCTGCCGAACGTGATCATCGCGATCGCGATCCCCCTGATCCCGACGGTTTCGCGCGTGATCCGCGCCAATACGCTGGCGCTGCGCGAGCTACCGTTCGTGGAAGCCGCGAAATCGATCGGCATGAGCGAGACGCGGATCGTGCTGCGCCATGTGCTGCCCAACACGCTGGCGCCCTTGATCGTGCTTGCGACCGCCCAGCTCGGCTCGACCATCCTCACCGAGGCATCGCTGTCGTTCCTCGGGCTCGGCATTCCCGAGCCCTACCCGTCCTGGGGACGCATGCTGTCGGAATCGGCCGCCGAATACGTCCGCACCGCGCCGTGGCTCGTGATCTTTCCGGGCATTGCGATCAGCCTCGCGGTTTTCGGTACCAATTTGTTCGGCGACGCGCTGCGCGACATCCTCGATCCGAGGCAGCGCGGCTGA